The following proteins come from a genomic window of Actinopolyspora saharensis:
- a CDS encoding helix-turn-helix domain-containing protein: protein MSSARRRQLGSWLTKLRQSAGFDVEDAGTALGCSASKVRHLEAGRSKIKRHELVTLLDLYGADQDVRKQLDETRQQAEQRGWWESYRVPSWFEPFVDFESFATEAVNFELDLIPGLLQTEAYAYEIHRAGRYTTNPVDISRRVQARAERQKRLTELNPLRLRAVVNEAALRREVGGPAVMAEQLDQVMRWCELSNVIVQVLPYGAGAHASPSGAFALLSFDNNEAVGFLDTPLGGHTVDDPNDVEALKYVGDELRSTALPAPTSFELIRSIREAHTAQT from the coding sequence ATGTCATCTGCGAGACGTCGTCAGCTCGGCTCATGGCTTACGAAGCTCCGTCAGTCGGCAGGCTTCGATGTGGAAGACGCCGGTACTGCTCTCGGCTGCTCAGCGTCGAAAGTTCGTCACCTCGAAGCGGGACGTTCCAAGATCAAGCGTCATGAGCTCGTGACCTTGCTCGATCTCTACGGAGCGGACCAAGACGTTCGGAAACAGTTGGACGAGACGCGTCAACAAGCCGAGCAGCGTGGTTGGTGGGAGAGCTACCGAGTACCGAGCTGGTTCGAGCCGTTCGTGGACTTCGAGAGCTTCGCCACCGAAGCGGTCAACTTCGAGCTCGACCTGATCCCTGGTCTACTGCAGACGGAGGCATACGCCTACGAGATCCACCGAGCGGGTCGCTACACGACGAACCCCGTGGATATCTCACGGCGTGTGCAGGCCAGAGCGGAACGTCAGAAACGGCTCACGGAGCTGAACCCGCTACGTCTCCGAGCGGTTGTCAACGAGGCGGCCCTACGTCGCGAAGTCGGCGGTCCCGCCGTCATGGCTGAGCAGTTGGATCAAGTGATGCGCTGGTGTGAGCTTTCGAACGTGATTGTTCAGGTGCTCCCCTATGGCGCCGGGGCGCACGCCAGTCCTTCCGGCGCGTTCGCGTTGCTGTCGTTCGACAACAATGAGGCTGTCGGATTTCTCGACACTCCGTTGGGAGGACACACCGTGGACGATCCCAACGACGTGGAGGCTCTGAAGTATGTCGGGGATGAGCTGAGGTCTACAGCCCTACCAGCGCCAACCTCGTTTGAGTTGATACGTAGCATTCGGGAGGCGCACACGGCACAGACCTAG
- a CDS encoding radical SAM protein, which yields MTRTKLAPSREVIVQDLSFVWLEITGKCQLECTHCYAESDPDGDHGAMDERAWRHVIDQSRELGAEMVQFIGGEPMLHPALPGLVDYARARGVEVEVFSNLVHVPQVVWDVLTVPGVRLATSYYSDAPDRARRRDKAAHPRPDEGEHRRSGTPVGPAAGGCGQPLRRAA from the coding sequence GTGACACGAACGAAATTAGCTCCTTCCAGGGAGGTTATTGTGCAAGACCTTTCTTTCGTATGGCTGGAGATCACCGGAAAGTGTCAGCTGGAGTGCACCCACTGCTACGCCGAGTCCGACCCCGACGGTGATCACGGGGCGATGGATGAACGAGCCTGGCGTCACGTGATCGACCAGAGTCGGGAGCTCGGCGCGGAGATGGTGCAGTTCATCGGCGGCGAACCGATGCTGCATCCTGCCTTGCCCGGGCTCGTCGACTACGCCCGTGCTCGTGGGGTCGAGGTCGAAGTGTTCTCGAACCTCGTGCACGTGCCACAAGTGGTGTGGGACGTGCTCACGGTGCCGGGAGTGAGGCTGGCAACCTCGTACTATTCCGACGCCCCCGACCGAGCACGCCGCCGTGACAAAGCGGCGCACCCACGCCCGGACGAGGGCGAACATCGCCGAAGCGGTACGCCGGTCGGTCCCGCTGCGGGCGGGTGTGGTCAACCTCTTCGACGAGCAGCGTAG
- a CDS encoding helix-turn-helix domain-containing protein: MNAAKYAHITGEVRNQLRTEFSRHYEDGASIRSLAQASGRSYGFVHTVLTEAGTRLRGPGGANRGHHTAKERTDE; this comes from the coding sequence ATGAATGCCGCGAAATACGCACACATCACCGGAGAAGTGCGCAACCAGTTGCGCACCGAGTTCAGCCGCCACTACGAGGACGGAGCGAGCATCCGGTCCCTGGCGCAGGCCAGTGGCCGTTCCTACGGCTTCGTCCACACCGTGCTCACCGAAGCGGGAACCCGACTGCGCGGACCTGGCGGCGCGAACCGGGGACACCACACCGCAAAGGAGAGGACGGATGAATAA
- a CDS encoding DUF397 domain-containing protein — protein sequence MDLSRATWRKSSRSNSGGNCVEVTVTPTVAGVRDTKDRSAGYFTTNRKQWQTFIDAVKTDRFA from the coding sequence GTGGATCTCTCGCGCGCGACGTGGCGAAAGTCGTCGCGGTCGAACAGCGGTGGTAACTGCGTTGAGGTCACCGTCACACCGACCGTTGCTGGGGTTCGCGACACCAAGGATCGCTCGGCCGGGTATTTCACTACCAACCGGAAGCAGTGGCAAACGTTCATCGATGCGGTGAAAACCGACCGGTTCGCCTGA